A window of Clostridium botulinum BKT015925 contains these coding sequences:
- a CDS encoding Gx transporter family protein, which yields MNKTKKLTFIALLVAEGLVLHIFEGMLPLPFVTPGARLGLTNIITVVSLYLLNFNEVLLVIILRILLSTLLGGNLSTFLYSMAGGILSFFAMYVLKKFEEKGVSIIGISIVGAVFHNIGQIIVAGLIIENAMIVSYLPILLLASIGTGLFVGLTGKYLLPFLQRIKFKE from the coding sequence ATGAATAAAACTAAGAAATTAACTTTTATAGCGCTTCTTGTAGCTGAAGGATTGGTATTACACATTTTTGAAGGAATGTTACCACTTCCTTTTGTAACTCCAGGGGCAAGGCTAGGGCTTACTAATATAATAACAGTAGTATCTCTTTATTTATTAAATTTTAATGAGGTTTTGTTAGTAATAATATTAAGAATATTATTATCTACATTATTAGGGGGGAATTTATCTACATTTTTATATAGTATGGCAGGCGGAATTTTAAGTTTCTTTGCGATGTATGTATTAAAGAAATTTGAGGAAAAAGGAGTAAGCATTATAGGAATAAGTATAGTTGGTGCAGTGTTTCATAATATTGGACAAATAATAGTTGCAGGACTAATTATAGAAAATGCTATGATTGTTTCATATCTTCCTATACTTTTACTTGCATCAATAGGAACAGGATTATTTGTAGGTCTTACAGGGAAGTATTTACTACCTTTTTTACAGAGAATAAAATTTAAAGAATAA
- a CDS encoding glucose-1-phosphate adenylyltransferase: MIKKEMLAMILAGGQGTRLKILTKNNAKPAVPFGGKYRIIDFTLSNCSNSGIDTIGVLTQYEPHILNSHIGIGSPWDLDRNRGGVSILPPHMRNDGGNWYMGTADAIYQNIMFIDKYDPEYLLVLSGDHIYKMDYSKMLKFHKEKNSDATIAVIDVPLEEASRFGIMNTEDDNKIYEFDEKPENPKSNKASMGIYIFNWKILKEFLIEDSELEDSDHDFGKNIIPNLLSSGYNLYAYSFNGYWKDVGTIESLWQANMDLLNPENTLDIYNRDWKIYSVSPTKPPQYTGPNAIIQNSLVVEGCAVFGKVQNSVLFPEVEIGKNSIIEDSVVMSNVKIGENAIIRKCIIGSHTIIEKNSVIGNSDDITVIGDGEKIKTNSIIKN, from the coding sequence ATGATAAAAAAAGAAATGCTAGCCATGATTCTTGCAGGTGGACAAGGTACACGACTTAAAATTCTAACTAAAAATAATGCAAAACCTGCTGTACCTTTTGGAGGTAAATATAGAATTATAGATTTTACCTTAAGTAATTGTTCCAACTCTGGAATCGACACCATTGGAGTATTGACACAATATGAACCGCATATACTTAATTCTCATATAGGTATAGGTAGCCCTTGGGATTTGGATAGAAATCGAGGTGGAGTTTCAATTCTTCCACCCCACATGAGAAATGATGGTGGCAACTGGTATATGGGTACCGCTGATGCCATATATCAAAACATAATGTTTATTGATAAATATGACCCTGAATATTTACTAGTACTTTCAGGGGATCACATTTATAAAATGGATTATTCAAAAATGCTAAAATTCCATAAAGAAAAAAATTCGGATGCCACAATAGCCGTTATAGATGTTCCCCTAGAAGAAGCCAGCCGTTTTGGAATAATGAATACTGAAGATGATAATAAAATATATGAATTTGATGAAAAACCAGAGAATCCTAAAAGTAATAAGGCCTCTATGGGAATATATATTTTTAATTGGAAAATTCTCAAAGAATTTTTAATAGAAGATTCGGAGCTTGAAGATTCCGATCATGATTTCGGTAAAAACATAATTCCTAATCTATTAAGTTCAGGATATAATCTTTATGCTTATTCCTTTAATGGTTATTGGAAAGATGTTGGTACCATTGAAAGCTTATGGCAAGCCAATATGGACTTATTAAATCCAGAAAACACATTAGATATATACAACAGAGATTGGAAAATCTATTCTGTAAGTCCAACTAAGCCTCCTCAATATACAGGTCCAAATGCAATAATCCAAAATTCCCTCGTAGTTGAAGGATGTGCCGTTTTCGGTAAGGTTCAAAATTCTGTACTATTCCCTGAAGTTGAAATAGGTAAAAATAGTATAATTGAAGATTCCGTAGTAATGTCTAATGTAAAGATAGGTGAAAATGCAATAATAAGAAAATGTATAATTGGAAGTCATACAATCATAGAAAAAAATAGTGTTATAGGAAATTCAGATGATATAACTGTTATTGGTGATGGAGAAAAAATTAAAACTAACTCCATAATTAAGAATTAG
- the glgD gene encoding glucose-1-phosphate adenylyltransferase subunit GlgD: protein MFKDYMGIISLNEDDKELTNLTASRPLAAVPIGGRYRLIDFVISNMVNTDITNVGIYTQSNSRSLLHHLQSGKPWDLDRAINGLFLFNFNFTHSKTNDIYLLKDNIDYLYRSKQDNVIFSSSNMICNIDYSKAIKFHESQKSDITIIYKKVSNADTSFLNCNVLNLDSDNGVISVGKNIGIKSNCNISMDMFIMSKKTLINLINECISTGYYKSIKDCVYSKNLTLNIKGYEFKGYLECINSMNSYYKVNMDMLNFKINQELFFGPRSIYTKVTDAPPTKYQNGSHVSNSLIANGCIIDGTVKNSIISRRVVIHKGAKIDGCIILANCEIKENANLTGVIMDKNVVIGENKEFKGDAKVPVFIEKNPYSSASLVK, encoded by the coding sequence ATGTTTAAAGATTATATGGGAATAATAAGTCTCAATGAAGACGATAAAGAATTAACCAACTTAACCGCTAGTAGACCTTTAGCTGCCGTTCCAATTGGAGGGAGATATCGATTAATTGATTTTGTTATATCAAACATGGTAAATACAGATATAACAAATGTAGGGATATACACTCAAAGTAACTCAAGATCATTACTTCATCACCTCCAATCAGGTAAGCCTTGGGATTTAGATAGAGCAATAAATGGTCTTTTTTTATTCAACTTTAATTTCACCCATTCAAAAACTAATGATATATATCTATTAAAAGATAATATAGACTATTTATATAGAAGCAAACAAGATAATGTTATATTTTCATCCTCTAATATGATTTGCAATATCGATTACTCAAAAGCTATAAAATTTCACGAATCACAAAAATCCGATATAACAATAATCTATAAAAAAGTTTCCAATGCTGATACAAGCTTTTTAAATTGTAATGTATTAAATCTTGATTCTGACAATGGAGTTATAAGTGTAGGTAAAAATATAGGAATAAAATCTAATTGTAATATATCTATGGACATGTTTATTATGAGCAAGAAAACACTTATAAACTTAATTAATGAATGTATTTCAACTGGTTATTATAAATCCATTAAAGATTGTGTATACTCTAAAAATCTTACCCTTAATATAAAAGGGTATGAATTTAAAGGTTACCTAGAATGCATAAACTCTATGAATTCATATTATAAAGTTAACATGGATATGTTGAACTTTAAAATTAATCAAGAATTATTTTTCGGTCCTCGCTCTATTTATACAAAAGTTACAGATGCACCTCCTACCAAGTATCAAAATGGATCCCATGTATCTAACTCCCTTATAGCTAATGGGTGTATTATAGACGGTACTGTTAAAAACAGTATAATTTCTAGAAGGGTTGTTATCCATAAAGGTGCTAAAATTGATGGATGTATCATCCTCGCTAATTGCGAAATCAAAGAAAATGCCAATCTTACAGGAGTAATAATGGACAAAAATGTGGTCATTGGCGAAAATAAAGAATTTAAAGGTGATGCAAAAGTTCCTGTATTTATTGAAAAAAATCCTTACTCAAGCGCTTCACTAGTAAAATAA
- a CDS encoding sugar phosphate isomerase/epimerase family protein, with product MKIGYAASAGEKDIFDTIDYAYKNGFSAVELNINMPIFFPERFNRKEREKIKEYSNDKNIELTFHAPEDISLLQLQEGVRKAGINRLKEVIDFGYDLEASRITMHIGPSVCFTLTDKKIYLDEIYYLEYKKVLKDNLQELISYSKGKIQLCIENSGRFPEKLVQETLDKLLKEEENLFLTWDIGHSYENKYNEVQFFLKNIDKIRTCHVHDNNGLSDHQIIGKGKVDFNYHFNNMKNSDVIYIIEVRPREKAKESLINLLKLIK from the coding sequence ATGAAAATCGGATATGCTGCATCAGCAGGAGAAAAGGATATTTTTGATACCATAGATTATGCTTATAAAAATGGATTTTCAGCTGTTGAACTTAATATAAATATGCCTATATTTTTCCCAGAAAGATTTAATAGGAAAGAAAGAGAAAAAATAAAAGAGTATAGCAATGATAAAAATATAGAACTTACTTTTCATGCACCAGAGGATATATCTTTATTACAACTGCAAGAGGGTGTTAGAAAAGCTGGTATAAATAGATTAAAAGAAGTGATAGATTTTGGTTATGATTTAGAGGCAAGTAGAATTACTATGCATATAGGACCCTCAGTTTGTTTTACATTAACGGATAAGAAAATTTATTTAGATGAAATTTATTATTTAGAATATAAAAAGGTATTAAAAGATAATTTACAGGAATTAATAAGTTACTCAAAAGGTAAAATACAACTTTGTATTGAAAATTCAGGGCGTTTTCCTGAAAAATTAGTACAAGAAACTTTAGATAAATTATTAAAGGAAGAAGAAAATTTATTTTTAACATGGGATATAGGACATTCATATGAAAATAAGTATAATGAAGTTCAGTTCTTTTTAAAAAATATTGATAAAATAAGGACTTGTCATGTACATGATAATAATGGATTAAGTGATCATCAAATAATAGGAAAAGGAAAAGTAGATTTTAATTACCATTTTAATAATATGAAAAACAGTGATGTTATTTATATTATAGAAGTAAGGCCAAGAGAAAAAGCCAAGGAATCTTTAATTAATTTATTAAAGTTAATTAAATAG
- a CDS encoding anti-sigma-I factor RsgI family protein, whose product MKRKTGVVVKVFKNYVSIKTVKGELFNVKIKDYTPNIGDIYSGTIIKKNSKTLNRLIALVILIALCIFGRNIYVYFSPKASITMNIPPTIQIKVNNWNKVVSVSATRKSGRELISNIQLKKLPLNAALTKIIETAKEKNIINDEYISNKDNSITVYTSINSDSMDLSSFEKYLKDRKIKYKINYDGNDKLK is encoded by the coding sequence ATGAAAAGAAAAACTGGCGTTGTAGTAAAAGTCTTCAAAAATTATGTTTCTATAAAAACTGTTAAGGGCGAATTATTTAATGTTAAAATAAAAGACTATACTCCTAATATAGGTGACATATATTCAGGAACTATAATCAAGAAAAATTCTAAAACCTTAAATAGACTGATAGCACTTGTTATACTTATAGCATTATGTATATTTGGCAGAAATATATATGTTTATTTTTCCCCTAAAGCTTCTATAACTATGAATATTCCCCCTACAATACAAATAAAGGTAAATAACTGGAATAAAGTTGTTTCTGTCTCTGCTACCAGGAAATCAGGTAGAGAATTAATATCAAATATTCAACTGAAGAAATTACCACTTAATGCCGCTCTAACAAAGATAATAGAAACCGCAAAAGAAAAAAATATAATAAATGATGAATACATATCAAATAAAGATAATAGTATTACTGTATATACATCCATTAATAGTGATTCCATGGATTTATCTTCTTTTGAAAAATATCTTAAAGACAGGAAAATAAAATATAAAATAAATTATGATGGAAATGATAAATTAAAGTGA
- a CDS encoding ABC transporter substrate binding protein, whose translation MRDLKLNNFFYIIFFAFFIMFSYNTKAFAHEHPQKRILIINSYDKLVKRSEDILDSIMPILKSSSNSLDIDIEYMNTESFNSDEYIENLYTFYNKKFINKHFDLILSIDDDAFNFLKKYSKSLFPNTPIVFSGVTNFDKSMLNDLPMFTGITENPAIKETIDVALSLDNNIKNIIILLDDKRSISAPLRKSLNSIIPSYKGKLNFMYLNDTSKLNNKDFIKKHKKNSIVLLLRGFTTTYSKSVFIDNDTFLSPDDFSIPIFSVWETLLDHGIIGGKMLSAKVEGKTLGRLALEILKGKKPKDIPIQKQPQSGYIFDYNMLIKYDIPITLAPKHASFINLKSKSYTIPKMFIWLFIIFLITLISFLIISLFEKHHTRNALIESEKRLRILINAFPDLICLKDGNGHWLEINESTIKFFNLKNVPWKNKTTQNIINTLTHKNIYENRLKKYEHFDNIALMRKTIVNYQDEFCLANGEKIVLDIFKVPIFDCNNNLTGMVTIGHDLTAHIKAEENSKLLNEMLEYQKLRVEFFANISHELKTPLNLILSAVQYVELVNNKNFDFNSDSFCKYTNIIKQNSYRLVRIVNNIIDITKIDSGYFQIHPENYNIVELVEDICLYCASYIHSKDLDFIFDTETEEKIISCDALIMERIILNLLSNAIKFTQPGGRITVNIYDKDNEIQISVKDTGIGIPENRQDLIFERFIQVDKSLSRNHEGSGVGLSLVKAFVDLHNGSIEVKSKVGHGSEFLITLPVSNIANKDIKIFSDVTPYEFRSEKINIEFSDIY comes from the coding sequence ATGCGCGATTTAAAATTAAACAATTTTTTTTATATAATTTTTTTTGCCTTTTTTATTATGTTTTCCTATAATACAAAGGCTTTTGCACATGAACACCCACAAAAACGTATACTTATTATTAACTCATATGACAAACTAGTTAAGCGTTCGGAAGATATACTAGACTCAATTATGCCTATTTTAAAGTCTTCTTCTAACTCCTTGGACATTGATATAGAGTATATGAACACAGAATCCTTTAACAGCGATGAATACATTGAAAATCTTTATACATTTTATAATAAAAAATTTATTAATAAACATTTTGATTTAATACTATCTATTGATGATGATGCATTTAACTTTTTAAAAAAATATAGTAAATCTCTTTTTCCTAATACGCCTATAGTTTTCTCAGGTGTTACTAACTTTGATAAAAGTATGTTAAATGATTTACCCATGTTTACAGGTATTACAGAAAATCCAGCTATTAAGGAAACTATTGATGTTGCATTATCACTAGACAACAACATAAAAAATATAATAATACTTTTAGATGATAAAAGAAGTATTTCGGCTCCTCTTAGAAAATCCTTAAATAGTATCATACCTAGTTACAAGGGAAAATTGAATTTTATGTATTTAAATGATACAAGTAAACTAAATAACAAAGATTTCATAAAAAAACATAAAAAAAATAGTATAGTTTTATTATTACGTGGATTTACTACTACTTATAGTAAATCCGTATTTATAGATAATGATACCTTTTTATCCCCCGATGACTTTTCCATACCTATTTTTAGTGTTTGGGAAACTTTATTGGACCATGGAATAATCGGTGGCAAAATGCTTTCTGCTAAAGTTGAAGGAAAAACTCTCGGAAGGTTAGCCCTTGAGATTTTAAAAGGTAAAAAACCTAAAGATATACCAATTCAAAAACAACCTCAATCAGGATATATTTTTGACTATAATATGCTTATAAAATATGATATTCCTATAACTTTAGCACCAAAACATGCATCCTTTATAAATCTTAAATCTAAATCCTATACTATACCTAAAATGTTTATTTGGTTGTTTATTATATTTTTAATAACTTTAATATCCTTTTTAATAATAAGTCTTTTTGAAAAACATCATACCAGAAATGCATTAATTGAAAGCGAAAAAAGACTTAGAATATTAATTAATGCCTTTCCCGACTTGATTTGTCTTAAAGATGGAAATGGACATTGGTTAGAAATCAATGAATCCACTATTAAATTTTTTAATTTAAAAAATGTTCCGTGGAAAAATAAAACTACACAAAATATTATAAATACTTTAACCCACAAAAATATTTATGAAAATCGATTAAAAAAATATGAACATTTTGATAATATAGCTTTAATGCGCAAAACAATAGTTAATTATCAAGATGAATTTTGCTTAGCTAATGGGGAAAAGATAGTTTTAGATATATTTAAGGTACCTATATTTGATTGTAATAACAACTTAACCGGGATGGTTACAATTGGCCACGATTTAACCGCCCATATAAAAGCAGAAGAAAATAGCAAGCTTTTAAACGAAATGTTAGAATATCAAAAGCTCCGCGTTGAATTTTTTGCAAATATATCTCATGAACTAAAAACTCCCCTTAACTTAATATTAAGTGCAGTTCAATATGTTGAACTAGTCAATAATAAAAACTTTGATTTTAATTCAGATAGTTTTTGTAAATACACTAACATTATAAAACAAAACTCATATAGACTTGTTAGAATAGTAAATAATATAATTGATATAACCAAAATCGATTCAGGATATTTTCAAATTCATCCTGAAAATTATAATATTGTAGAATTAGTAGAAGATATTTGTTTATATTGTGCATCTTATATACATTCAAAGGACTTAGATTTTATATTTGATACTGAAACTGAAGAAAAAATTATATCTTGTGATGCACTTATAATGGAACGTATTATATTAAATCTTTTATCTAATGCAATAAAGTTTACACAGCCAGGTGGGCGTATAACTGTAAACATATATGATAAGGATAATGAAATTCAAATTTCAGTAAAAGACACCGGTATTGGCATACCAGAAAATAGACAAGACCTAATATTTGAGAGATTTATTCAAGTGGACAAGTCGCTTTCAAGAAACCACGAAGGCAGTGGTGTTGGATTATCTCTTGTAAAAGCTTTTGTAGATCTACATAATGGTAGTATCGAAGTGAAAAGTAAGGTTGGTCATGGAAGTGAGTTTTTAATTACTCTTCCTGTCTCAAATATAGCTAATAAGGATATTAAAATTTTCTCAGATGTTACACCTTATGAATTTAGAAGTGAAAAAATAAACATAGAATTTTCTGATATATATTAA
- a CDS encoding NusG domain II-containing protein, producing the protein MKKIDKIIIAVCLIVSAVGVGILKYNSSKKYNEKYAEINVKGKLYKKVILDKNRPKETLDIKTDLGENIIEIQNGGLRILDANCSDKVCVKDGFKYKVGDVLVCLPHKIIINIKGENRDIEVDDISQ; encoded by the coding sequence GTGAAAAAAATAGACAAGATTATCATTGCAGTTTGTTTAATTGTATCAGCAGTTGGGGTTGGAATTTTAAAATATAATTCAAGTAAAAAGTATAATGAAAAATATGCTGAAATAAATGTAAAAGGGAAATTATACAAGAAAGTAATATTAGATAAAAATAGACCAAAGGAGACCTTGGACATAAAGACAGATTTAGGGGAAAATATAATAGAAATACAAAATGGTGGATTAAGAATATTAGATGCAAATTGTTCAGATAAGGTTTGTGTTAAGGATGGATTTAAATATAAAGTTGGGGATGTTTTAGTGTGTCTTCCACATAAAATTATTATTAACATAAAGGGAGAGAATAGAGATATAGAGGTTGATGATATATCTCAATGA
- a CDS encoding FAD:protein FMN transferase, whose product MFKLKKIYSCIILMIFSAFVFSGCKVEPISKDGIFLGTICKITVFDKASPEILDKAYTRVSNIENEMTINKKSSEVININSASGSKYINVSDDTFNVIKKSLYYSNMSHGKFDISIGSIDKLWNIGTDKARIPSQNEINSKLPLVNYNNILTNDKDKSVMLKNKGMLIDLGAIAKGYAADEVKKLLKNNGIKNAIINLGGNIITMGNKSNGDNWVIGVQDPFDAHGNYMGKVKLLEKSIVTSGIYERFFEKNGKRYHHILDTKTGYPVDNSLVSVSIIADKSIDADGLSTTTFSLGLNEGLKLIESLKGTEAIFVTKNHEVYVSSGLKDNFEITNSNFKLKHY is encoded by the coding sequence ATGTTTAAACTAAAGAAAATTTACAGCTGCATCATATTAATGATTTTCTCAGCATTTGTATTTTCAGGTTGCAAAGTAGAACCCATATCAAAAGATGGAATTTTTCTTGGAACTATATGCAAAATAACAGTATTTGATAAAGCTTCTCCAGAAATACTTGATAAAGCATATACACGGGTTAGTAATATAGAAAATGAAATGACAATAAATAAAAAATCAAGTGAAGTTATAAATATAAACTCTGCATCGGGTTCTAAATACATAAACGTGTCTGATGATACCTTTAATGTTATAAAAAAGAGTTTATATTATTCTAATATGTCTCATGGTAAATTCGATATATCTATAGGATCCATTGATAAACTATGGAATATAGGCACAGATAAAGCTCGAATTCCCTCTCAAAATGAAATAAACTCCAAACTACCACTAGTCAATTATAATAATATACTTACTAATGACAAAGACAAGTCTGTTATGCTTAAAAATAAAGGAATGCTTATTGACCTTGGGGCTATTGCTAAAGGATATGCAGCTGATGAAGTAAAAAAACTTCTTAAAAATAACGGAATAAAGAATGCAATAATTAATCTAGGTGGAAACATTATAACCATGGGAAATAAATCTAATGGTGATAACTGGGTAATAGGAGTTCAAGACCCCTTTGATGCTCATGGTAATTACATGGGTAAAGTTAAGCTTTTAGAAAAATCTATAGTTACCTCTGGAATCTATGAGCGTTTCTTTGAGAAAAACGGCAAACGCTATCATCATATTTTAGATACTAAAACAGGTTACCCCGTGGATAACTCCCTAGTTAGCGTATCTATAATAGCTGATAAATCTATAGATGCCGATGGTTTATCTACAACTACCTTTTCTTTAGGACTTAATGAAGGATTAAAGTTAATAGAATCTCTTAAAGGGACAGAAGCTATTTTTGTTACCAAAAATCATGAAGTTTACGTTTCTTCTGGATTAAAAGATAATTTTGAAATAACCAACTCTAACTTTAAGTTAAAACATTACTAA
- a CDS encoding N-acetylglucosaminidase — translation MGKRLRTLKLIISLVLMLSIPKGALAATNINEFPEKNSIKVNKPWVVKLTQNLDERTINNNIIVKDPNGKVIKTTTSIGKDSKTIIIYPPVGGYIPSRNYSLELGTGIRSKGGKNLSKYTKMNFNIAKELVDFSDYKSLPNINQLEIVQKPLMEKNNVSFKVTSNFKESVQYRAFLFKYPDEVYDNSSNDRYSKVPYIEITKGYSNSINPRVPYIITKKDGLESGRYKLMVYVKASNRQGISLDNNTDYDNYSSIYFKVVNTNIISDKKENETLIYTSYNKTLAESINNQIKNGQPVYSEGISWIQSSKALVEYYMNPNNFLDDLGKYQFLNLNYMDGVTTNDLNNLLKGKGILENKGETFLKAAKINNINPIYLVSHALLETGNGKSVLATGVLVSAVKGKSVTPRKTYNMFGVGAVDKNPVKCGSEYAYTEKWFKPEEAILGGAKFIGNGYINSDKYKQNTLYKMRWNINVSYHQYATDIGWAYKQLSRIRNFMTQCKSAKPVFDIPKFK, via the coding sequence GTGGGTAAAAGGTTAAGGACATTAAAACTAATAATATCATTAGTTTTAATGTTAAGCATACCTAAAGGGGCCTTAGCAGCCACAAACATTAATGAGTTTCCTGAAAAAAACAGTATAAAAGTTAATAAACCGTGGGTAGTAAAATTAACTCAAAATTTAGATGAGAGGACTATTAATAATAATATAATAGTTAAAGATCCAAATGGAAAAGTAATTAAAACTACAACCTCAATAGGAAAAGATTCAAAAACTATAATAATATATCCTCCAGTTGGTGGATATATACCTAGTAGAAATTATTCTTTAGAATTAGGAACAGGAATTAGAAGCAAAGGTGGAAAAAATCTTTCTAAATATACAAAAATGAATTTTAATATAGCTAAAGAACTAGTAGATTTTAGCGATTATAAATCTTTGCCCAATATTAATCAATTAGAAATAGTTCAAAAACCCTTGATGGAAAAGAATAATGTAAGTTTTAAAGTAACTTCTAATTTTAAGGAGTCAGTTCAATATAGAGCTTTTCTTTTTAAATATCCAGATGAAGTATATGATAATTCAAGTAATGACAGGTATTCAAAAGTTCCATATATAGAAATTACCAAGGGATATAGTAACTCGATAAATCCTAGAGTTCCGTACATAATTACAAAAAAAGATGGACTTGAATCTGGAAGATATAAATTAATGGTTTATGTAAAAGCTTCTAATAGACAAGGAATAAGTTTAGATAATAATACTGATTATGATAATTATAGTAGCATTTACTTTAAGGTTGTTAATACAAATATAATCAGTGATAAAAAAGAAAATGAAACTTTAATATACACAAGTTATAATAAGACATTGGCGGAGTCTATAAATAATCAAATAAAAAATGGACAACCTGTATACAGTGAAGGAATTAGTTGGATTCAATCAAGTAAGGCATTAGTTGAATATTATATGAATCCAAATAATTTTCTTGATGATTTAGGAAAATACCAATTTTTAAATTTGAATTATATGGATGGTGTTACTACAAATGATTTAAATAATTTATTAAAAGGGAAAGGGATATTAGAAAATAAAGGTGAAACTTTTTTAAAGGCTGCTAAGATAAATAATATAAACCCTATTTATTTAGTATCACATGCATTACTTGAAACAGGAAATGGAAAATCTGTACTTGCAACTGGAGTCTTAGTTAGTGCTGTTAAAGGAAAAAGTGTAACTCCTAGAAAAACTTATAATATGTTTGGAGTAGGTGCTGTTGATAAAAATCCTGTAAAATGTGGTTCTGAATATGCATATACTGAGAAATGGTTTAAGCCAGAAGAAGCAATATTAGGTGGAGCTAAGTTTATTGGAAATGGATATATAAATAGTGATAAATATAAACAAAACACACTTTATAAGATGAGATGGAATATAAATGTTTCATATCATCAATATGCAACGGATATTGGATGGGCATATAAGCAACTTAGTAGAATAAGAAATTTCATGACACAATGTAAAAGTGCAAAACCAGTATTTGATATACCTAAATTTAAATAA